Proteins encoded within one genomic window of Humulus lupulus chromosome 1, drHumLupu1.1, whole genome shotgun sequence:
- the LOC133814614 gene encoding uncharacterized protein LOC133814614: MSEVDRIFCFLKGLKPWAKQELQRQRVSDLATAQAVAERLTDYTPESSLPKRATPPTSLSSAGTKRLGLKLEKDAGRMKSVNSKALATTGMDKGAQWVKKEVKNKIAIAEGSDEGEQTKVDAHVTIEGSVSAKIETGSKTISGDTLQTPKKVVHNSKQGQLDSDNDYAAKVLTGQGQSNKNTFEVLQEQVEGEKGVDERKSLWQGLTRLKFPAKPWTILGDFNAIFNVEDRSGGKPVSTSKLIDSSQWLSPNQVDLLKSTGSFFTWTNNQDGQARIYSKIDHIFTNEEWLDFFPNTLVVFRWETVSDHCSCIVSSTSSKNIGVKPFSFYNFWIDHKEFKEVVLESWRKPISGTGLKAIYLKTMRLKHSLKKFNRDIVGDICVNYQKAKDSFQEAQIQAQNHPRDLVFQEEEAAAVVAFNIQEQMKGDANTSYFHACLKKRKEENIIATYLTEQDRLVDNFPDVVSHFLDHFRSFMGSPSSTTTKINLQCIEMGNKLSFEQQLALLKPFSPKEIKVAFFSIPNNQSPGPDGFGYAFFKVLWLDIGGDICKAVSSFFETGHFPAELHNTTISLVPKTDTPARAVDYRPIAYCSTIYKCVFKLMCSRLAKALHGLVQQNQGAFVQGRSISHNILIFQDLIKNYGRKTTSPRCAIKIDLSKAYDTIDWWFLKDLLKSLCFPMRFIGWIMTCLKNTTYSLLMNGRIQGSFKGEKGLRQGDPIYPLLFVLIMEYITRRLQLAAHGTQPSVSMLKEALDEFSSATWLKANTSKSQIYFGGVVAVEREAILMRCNLLKVLFGLRNYCMSIFFLPQSVVKEVEKLCRGFLWGFNGIRSKIHIASWKKVCLPKAYGGLGFRDGSKWNRAILAKYIWAISEKHDLLWVKWINSVYVKESTFWDHKLKSDSSWYWRKLCHLREKFSQTEVRTAGLTREFRASKLYNISLCQQHVDYHQVVWCKMTLPKHRFLLWQVVNSHLLTRDLMIRFCIPFDSLLCPVCGLYNESHAHLFFECYLSQKVTDLVFSWLGFRAWPLEFNGWTNWLASRRTGIIPSITYMTLAAVVYNIWRNRNRCIFLWFFLD; encoded by the exons atgtccgaagtagacAGGATCTTCTGCTTCCTCaagggattgaaaccgtgggccaaacaagaacttcaaagacaacGTGTGTCTGATCTTGCCACCGCTCAAGCTGTTGCTGAACGCTTAACAGATTATACTCCGGAGAGCAGCCTACCGAAAAGGGCTACTCCTCCAACCAGCTTaagtagcgctggga CAAAGAGACTAGGActgaagctggagaaagatgcaggccgcatgaaatCGGTCAACTCtaaggccttggccacaactggcatGGATAAAGGG GCTCAGTGGGTTAAGAAGGAAGTTAAGAATAAGATTGCTATTGCGGAGGGGAGTGACGAGGGAGAACAAACCAAGGTTGATGCTCATGTTACGATTGAGGGATCCGTTAGTGCCAAAATTGAAACTGGCAGCAAAACTATCAGTGGAGATACATTGCAAACCCCAAAGAAAGTGGTTCACAATTCTAAACAGGGACAACTTGATAGTGATAATGATTATGCTGCTAAGGTTCTGACTGGACAAGGACAAAGCAATAAAAATACCTTTGAAGTGCTTCAAGAGCAAGTTGAGGGTGAGAAAGGAG TGGATGAAAGGAAGAGTTTATGGCAGGGCTTAACTAGACTTAAATTCCCTGCTAAGCCTTGGACAATTCTGGGTGATTTCAATGCCATTTTTAATGTGGAGGATAGAAGTGGTGGTAAACCAGTTTCCACTTCGAAGTTGATAGACTCCTCCCAATGGCTTTCTCCAAATCAAGTGGATTTGCTTAAGAGTACAGGCTCGTTTTTTACTTGGACAAATAACCAAGATGGTCAAGCTCGCATATACTCCAAGATAGATCATATTTTTACTAATGAGGAATGGCTGGACTTTTTTCCAAATACTTTAGTTGTGTTTCGTTGGGAAACAGTTTCTGACCATTGTTCTTGTATTGTTTCTTCCACTTCTTCGAAGAATATAGGTGTCAAACCTTTTTCGTTCTACAATTTTTGGATAGATCATAAAGAGTTCAAAGAAGTGGTGCTGGAGAGCTGGAGGAAACCGATTAGTGGTACTGGTTTAAAGGCTATTTACTTGAAAACCATGAGACTTAAGCACAGTTTGAAGAAGTTTAACAGGGATATTGTTGGGGATATATGTGTGAACTATCAGAAAGCTAAAGATAGTTTCCAGGAAGCTCAAATCCAAGCTCAAAATCATCCCAGGGACCTTGTTTTCCAAGAAGAAGAGGCGGCTGCTGTTGTAGCTTTCAATATCCAGGAACAAAT GAAGGGAGATGCAAATACCTCTTACTTTCATGCTTGCTTGAAAAAGCGTAAAGAAGAGAACATAATAGCCACCTATCTAACTGAGCAAGACAGATTAGTTGATAATTTTCCTGATGTTGTGTCTCATTTCTTGGACCACTTTAGGAGTTTTATGGGCAGCCCCAGCTCTACCACTACGAAGATCAACTTGCAGTGTATTGAGATGGGCAATAAACTCTCGTTTGAGCAGCAACTTGCTCTCTTGAAACCATTCTCTCCTAAGGAAATTAAAGTAGCATTCTTTAGCATTCCCAACAACCAGTCACCGGGACCTGATGGGTTTGGCTATGCTTTCTTCAAAGTTTTATGGCTTGACATTGGAGGAGACATCTGTAAGGCAGTTAGTAGTTTCTTTGAGACAGGTCATTTTCCAGCCGAGCTTCACAATACAACCATCTCCTTAGTCCCTAAAACTGATACTCCTGCTAGGGCAGTGGACTATAGGCCCATTGCCTATTGTTCCACAATCTACAAATGTGTCTTTAAATTGATGTGTTCCAGACTTGCCAAGGCCCTTCATGGTTTAGTTCAACAGAACCAAGGTGCCTTTGTTCAGGGTAGATCGATCTCTCATAATATCTTGATATTTCAAGATTTAATCAAGAATTATGGACGGAAAACTACCTCTCCTAGATGTGCCATCAAGATTGACTTAAGCAAAGCTTATGACACTATAGATTGGTGGTTTCTTAAAGACCTTTTGAAGTCCTTATGTTTTCCTATGAGGTTTATAGGTTGGATCATGACCTGTCTAAAAAACACAACTTACTCCTTGCTTATGAATGGAAGAATTCAAGGTAGCTTCAAAGGTGAGAAAGGGCTGCGACAAGGAGATCCTATATATCCTCTTCTTTTTGTCCTAATAATGGAGTATATAACTCGAAGACTTCAATTGGCAGCTCACG GGACTCAACCTTCTGTTAGTATGCTTAAAGAAGCTCTAGATGAGTTTAGTTCTGCTACATGGCTCAAAGCTAATACTAGCAAGTCCCAAATTTATTTTGGGGGAGTGGTAGCAGTGGAAAGAGAGGCCATTCTCATGAGATGCAACTTACTGAAGG TGTTGTTTGGTCTTCGCAACTACTGCATGAGCATATTTTTTCTTCCCCAAAGCGTTGTTAAGGAAGTTGAGAAGCTTTGTCGTGGCTTTCTCTGGGGTTTCAATGGAATTAGAAGTAAGATTCACATTGCCTCTTGGAAGAAAGTTTGTCTCCCAAAGGCCTATGGGGGTCTCGGTTTCAGGGATGGATCCAAATGGAACCGTGCCATTCTAGCTAAATATATTTGGGCCATTTCCGAGAAACATGATTTGTTGTGGGTCAAGTGGATTAACTCTGTATACGTGAAAGAATCCACCTTTTGGGATCACAAGCTGAAATCAGATTCGAGTTGGTATTGGAGAAAACTTTGTCACTTGCGGGAAAAATTTAGCCAAACTGAAGTGAGGACTGCTGGTTTAACAAGGGAGTTTAGAGCTTCTAAACTCTATAACATCTCTCTTTGTCAACAACATGTTGATTATCATCAAGTAGTTTGGTGCAAGATGACTCTCCCTAAACATAGATTCTTACTTTGGCAAGTTGTGAACTCTCACCTTCTTACAAGAGATCTCATGATCAGGTTTTGTATTCCTTTTGATTCACTTTTATGTCCTGTTTGTGGTCTCTATAATGAAAGTCACGCTCATCTCTTCTTTGAGTGTTATCTATCTCAGAAGGTGACAGATTTAGTTTTCAGCTGGTTGGGGTTTAGAGCTTGGCCTCTTGAATTTAATGGGTGGACAAATTGGCTTGCCAGTAGAAGAACAGGGATCATTCCTTCTATCACCTATATGACCCTTGCTGCTGTTGTTTATAATATCTGGAGGAACCGAAATAGGTgcatttttttatggtttttcctGGACTGA